Below is a window of Fervidobacterium pennivorans DSM 9078 DNA.
GATTTCAGAAAGAGTTCTTATCATCGTTAACACCTCCACAGTGCTTGTTCTTAGATTTTTTTAAAGTTAAACTAATATCCTTGCAGCTGCACAAATATATGTCATAGCCAACAATGCTTCAAAGATGACCTTGTAGTCATCGTGAGTAAGGCGAACTTTCCTTCCATCTATTCTTTCGACAAGGGGCATGGAGGATACAAGGTCAGCTCTAAGTGTATCACTGAATTCCACAACCATTTCAATAGGCGATGAGAATTTGAAAATCTCGAAATCTTCTCTGGATTTTGTTGAAAGCTCCCTAGCACATTGTTCCAGTTCGTTAAGCAAAATCTTCGTTGGTTTCATAATAGCACTGTGCCTTCCGATAGACTTTTTGGTCTCCACAGTAAGAACCTTTGGGAGGATTTTAGAAGTTTGGGCAATAACTTTGTCATCTCCAATTAGACATCCAAGAGGAACACTGAACAAACCAGCAAAAGCTGCGTTGATAAGTGCTTCGTTCATTTCCATGCCATTTACCCAAATATTGTGTATTGA
It encodes the following:
- a CDS encoding M55 family metallopeptidase, with the protein product MTTSRKKVFVSFDYEGLAGVTSWNDVEKRSPEYKRYEMLRQLKAFLKGLEGCEVMLVDSHAAGDNIPWEITEEFPYVTLVSGGIRQYYMMYGIDESFDFAVFFGYHAGIGTIHANMDHTYSSSSIHNIWVNGMEMNEALINAAFAGLFSVPLGCLIGDDKVIAQTSKILPKVLTVETKKSIGRHSAIMKPTKILLNELEQCARELSTKSREDFEIFKFSSPIEMVVEFSDTLRADLVSSMPLVERIDGRKVRLTHDDYKVIFEALLAMTYICAAARILV